From the Trueperaceae bacterium genome, one window contains:
- a CDS encoding DUF2847 family protein has protein sequence MRDRIVNLTSPEDVDAFLSDHPTSIVFKAGTCHKTMQGFGFLQEWLEPREDLMVGVIRVVEARPASNLVASKTGIRHESPQVILFRDGEPVFDVDNWNITHDTLQEGFARLPAQGDAVQTGAAQGSDLAPYLQVLEQYLHGEIDDAQFELTYTTMFRDDANLRPNAEVEILGSIFGDVDQRHATMHMMMAGRGRDPQLEARARAAYDRLKALTPA, from the coding sequence ATGCGAGACCGCATCGTGAATCTGACGAGTCCCGAGGACGTGGACGCGTTTCTGTCCGACCACCCGACCAGCATCGTGTTCAAGGCCGGGACGTGCCACAAGACCATGCAGGGCTTCGGCTTCCTGCAGGAGTGGCTGGAGCCGCGCGAGGACCTGATGGTCGGCGTGATCCGCGTCGTCGAGGCCCGCCCCGCCAGCAACCTCGTCGCCAGCAAGACCGGCATCCGGCACGAGAGCCCGCAGGTCATCCTGTTCCGCGACGGCGAACCGGTGTTCGACGTCGACAACTGGAACATCACGCACGACACCCTCCAGGAGGGCTTCGCGCGCCTGCCGGCCCAGGGGGACGCGGTGCAGACCGGCGCGGCGCAGGGCAGCGACCTCGCGCCGTACCTGCAGGTCCTCGAGCAGTACCTGCACGGCGAGATCGACGACGCGCAGTTCGAACTGACCTACACGACGATGTTCCGCGACGACGCGAACCTGCGCCCCAACGCCGAGGTCGAGATCCTCGGTTCGATCTTCGGGGACGTCGACCAGCGCCACGCGACGATGCACATGATGATGGCGGGCCGGGGTCGCGACCCGCAGCTCGAGGCGCGCGCCCGCGCCGCCTACGACCGCCTGAAGGCGCTCACCCCGGCCTGA